The Flavobacteriales bacterium genomic sequence ATGCCCGACAAGGTGCGATCTGGGCAGCTGAAGACCTGTTCGGTCCCTGCTCGGAAGAAATGCGGCAAACCGCCATGGCATGGTATGCCGTTGGGGTAGGTGACTCACTGAAAAATGTAGATCTCAGCGCTGTGGAACTGTGGGCCGGTCCTTCATCATGTCATCTCACGGATACAGAAACCGTTACCATTCTTATAAAAAATACCGGTTGTCAACCCGTCACTTCCGGCGATACACTTTATGCCGGGTACCGCATGAATGGGGGAAGTGCCATGAATGATACACTTGTAATGGTTGCCGACTTCAATCCCGGAGATACCATCTTTCATGCCTTCAATACTACACAAGATCTCACCTTGCCAGGTACCTATACGTTTGATGCATGGGTCAACCTGAATGCGGATGAGATCACAGCCAACGATTCGGTTCGCCAGGTAACGGTGGAACGTTGGAAAGATCAGAATGATGATTTCGGGGTGACTTCAATGCTGGCTCCAGGTGTTGAATGTGGATTGACGGCCAGCGAAGATGTTACCGTGGAAGTGGTATTTGAAGGCTGCGATTCCATTCCGGCCGGAACGGAAATACCACTCGGGTTTCAGGTGAACGGAGGTACGCCGACACGGGATACACTTGTCTTGCAACAATCACTTGCTGGTGGAGAGGTCGTTCAACACACCTTCTCAAACAAGGCAAGCCTGACCGGTGGAACTGCTTTTGCATTGATCGCCTGGTCTGATTTTCCGGGTGACAGCGATGCTTCCAATGATACATCCGATGTGAAATGGGTGTTTCGCCCGGTGAAGCTTCGCGATAACATGATCACATTTGAAGATACCGCCAATGTGGTGGATTCGTTTTTCGTTGTGACACAGCCCCGTTGTCGGGCGTATGTATCCGATACCTCGGTGGCTTCCGGAAACCAAGCGTTTCAGATGACAGGGTCGGAGTTCTCCGCCATCCGCAAAACGTACTTCTTCCCACGCCCGACAGATTTGAATACATGGACTGTCAATGATGCCTATCGAAGTGATATGTGTGTATGTGTGGATGCAACCAACTGGACAACGGCCAACGTGACCTTTAACCTGAGGCAAACTTTCAATGGACTTTATAGCTCTGAAGCGGGTGGTCTGTTTCCCTACACCAGTTCAATGCGCATCCTGGTGAACGGTGTTCCGCTGGAAGAGCAATATAATGCGGAAACCAGAACCTCAGACGGGTTTAAATTTCATCACGTGAACCTGGATGCTTTTGCCGGTACGCAGTTTGAGCTGTGTTTTGAAGCCAAGACCTATGAAGGTCTGTCTGCGGAAAAGTATCCGGCTTTATACAAAGGAGACAATGTGTTTATCGATGATATCAATGTCACAGAAAAAGTGAACGTGGGTACCCTTGATTTGTCGGTAGAAGACATTAACATAGCCGTCTATCCCAACCCGGCACAGGATGCATTTTACTGGAGCCTTTCGTCCCCGCGTCCTGTCAATGGGAGCGTAACCGTTACCAATATGGTGGGTGAAGTAGTGTATGTGTATGATCTGGCTGTGGCTTCAGGAGAAGCTTGGCAACAGGTGGATGCGCATACCTGGGCGCCCGGATTGTACCTGATCCGTTTTGAAACGCCTGAGGGTGCGTCTGTGCGGAAACTGGCGGTGAATTAAAGGAACTACTTATTGGTTAGCTCGGCTGGGAAGCTGTTTGGCTCGGCCTTGATGTCAGGATCAAACTTGATGAAGAAACGGATCCAGATTGGCCTTGACAAGTAGTACACAACAGGGAAAAACAAGATGGAGGTGCCGATGATCGCCAGGATCAGGTGCCATACGGGCCTGCCTTCCGGAAGAACCATTGCATAAAAGCCCCAAAGGATAATAAACTGGCCTACGTTCAGCGCGTAACTGATCAGCATCGCTCCGAACCAGAATCCCGGATCACGTTCGTATTTGATGCCACAGGCCGAACAACGATCGTATATTTTTCCCCCGAATTTGAAAAGGTTGATGTAAGGGTTGGCATGTGCCCAGAAAGGACCCTTGCCACATTGTGGGCATTTGTTTTGAAATATTCCGCTTAACACATTCATGGTATCCGGTGATGATCGCGGGCAAATGTCGTCATTTTTAAAATGCCTGGTAACCTCCGTGGTTTACAACCATGGTTTGTTCTCCATGCCAGTATTTGGATTTCAGGCGAACCACGTATGTACCCGAAGGAAAGTGGGTGGTGTTAACAAAGGCAAAGCGTCCGGTGAATTGCTGCTGACAAAGGACTTTTCCGTGCTGATCGGTAATCTCCATGGTATAGTCTCCGCGGAGGGTGATCAGGATCTTGGCATACTCGTCAGCTGGTGCGGGAAAAATGCTGACATACACATGTTCTACTGCGTTCATGGCGATCTGTGTTGGTGATGGATCAGCGGGGGCTCATCTGATTAACGAGCAAAAACCCGGCCACGATACGCTGAAAGGCCTGAAAGCAGTGGTGGTTTCGCGAACGGTAGAGAAT encodes the following:
- a CDS encoding DUF983 domain-containing protein, which encodes MNVLSGIFQNKCPQCGKGPFWAHANPYINLFKFGGKIYDRCSACGIKYERDPGFWFGAMLISYALNVGQFIILWGFYAMVLPEGRPVWHLILAIIGTSILFFPVVYYLSRPIWIRFFIKFDPDIKAEPNSFPAELTNK
- a CDS encoding M4 family metallopeptidase, whose product is MKSLSRFMTIMVVMSSSIAFGQQVSFETNSQWVMQESPGWVRVNPIASIKQDQWQQAGRELLKLPSDNTFEKVGSDTESNGMTHDHYVQKHDGIEIFGTDIRVHSIHGKITTVNGKWLSGLTTPVQATLSGKQAEALALEAVHARMYMWEDQGMETLLKRIRQDNAASYRPDPQLVFFDPDFSGDASKYRLAWKVEVYAADPLSREQLFIDAQTGQVIDRINMICTDNANGVAETMYSGTVNFVTDSIASDTFRLREIRDGVSIETYDLNRDYLYGNAVDFYDDDNYWNNVNAQKDQAAPDGHWGAEMTHDYYMQYHNRNSYNDKGFPMISYIHYRTGYQNAFWNGEFMTYGDGSGNSRPFDALDVCGHEFTHGVTQFSAGLIYKDESGALNESFSDIFGYMVQWYGDTANWDVGEDIGALRDMHNPHKFLNPDTYLGQYWHTTQDDEGGVHTNSGVQNYWFYLLTDGDTGTNDNGRKYKVTGIGREKAAAIAYRNLTVYLGKTSQYADARQGAIWAAEDLFGPCSEEMRQTAMAWYAVGVGDSLKNVDLSAVELWAGPSSCHLTDTETVTILIKNTGCQPVTSGDTLYAGYRMNGGSAMNDTLVMVADFNPGDTIFHAFNTTQDLTLPGTYTFDAWVNLNADEITANDSVRQVTVERWKDQNDDFGVTSMLAPGVECGLTASEDVTVEVVFEGCDSIPAGTEIPLGFQVNGGTPTRDTLVLQQSLAGGEVVQHTFSNKASLTGGTAFALIAWSDFPGDSDASNDTSDVKWVFRPVKLRDNMITFEDTANVVDSFFVVTQPRCRAYVSDTSVASGNQAFQMTGSEFSAIRKTYFFPRPTDLNTWTVNDAYRSDMCVCVDATNWTTANVTFNLRQTFNGLYSSEAGGLFPYTSSMRILVNGVPLEEQYNAETRTSDGFKFHHVNLDAFAGTQFELCFEAKTYEGLSAEKYPALYKGDNVFIDDINVTEKVNVGTLDLSVEDINIAVYPNPAQDAFYWSLSSPRPVNGSVTVTNMVGEVVYVYDLAVASGEAWQQVDAHTWAPGLYLIRFETPEGASVRKLAVN
- a CDS encoding T9SS type A sorting domain-containing protein, with translation MNAVEHVYVSIFPAPADEYAKILITLRGDYTMEITDQHGKVLCQQQFTGRFAFVNTTHFPSGTYVVRLKSKYWHGEQTMVVNHGGYQAF